The Bacteroidales bacterium DNA segment CCTTTTTTATTAGTTAAGATTTTTATAATGATATTATTTTACAATAACTCTTTGTACCACTGTTGTTTCATTATTACTGAAACGTAAAAAATAAACTCCTGCATTATTAATCTCAATAGTTGAGCTGCCTGTAAGAGCTTGAGTATTAATAATTTTTCCTGTAATATCAAATACTTCAAGATTAAAGTTATTTTCAACATTTATGTTAAATACTCCGTCAGAAGGATTGGGATAAATGCTTATTCCAACCGCAATAAGATTCTTAACAGAAATAGTTTCAGTCATATGAACTGCTACAGTTTGACCTGCATCAGCAGTAACTGTATAAGTATCGGTAAAATCATCAAACCCGACAGCTGTTACAGTATAAGTATAATTTCCTTCTTCAAGGTCAATTGCAACTTCTCCTGCAGTGGTTGTATAAGTTCCACCTCCTATTGCAATTTCAGCACCGTCAATCGGGACTGTTCCGTCGTCAACGGTAAATGTTACTGTATAAATATTTTCAATATTTGTACCCTTTTCATAAAAAACTTCTCTTTCTACATAACCACCGGGAATATCAAATCTCAGATCAGGCCAAACAACATGCAAATTTCCGTCTGAATCAAATTTACATTCAGGGGAATCTATAAGGTCTTCGCTGTTAAACACTTGAGCCTCACTAAATCCTGATACTGAATCAAATTCAATAAAATTACATGTTTTAAGATAAGTATCTGTATAAATTATTGCACAATTACCTTCTAAATCACAATCAACTGAAAGATATTTCGGAAAATTACCGTCGGTTTCGCTTATAAATTTATGCTCCGACATTGCAAACTCTTCATTAAGTATATTATAATTAATACATTTTATTGTATCTCTAAATGGTGAAAAGTTAGGATTTTGCCATATTGCAATAATTGCATTTTCATCATCTTTTTTTGATATATCATATATTATAGAGTTACTGTTATCTGTATTATATTGAGTTTGAGGAACAGATTGAATATCAGTTAAAGTATGTGTAGTTTCATCATAAATTCTGTATCTTAATTCTTGTTCATTCAGATTTGAAGTTTCTTCATTAAAAATGATCATTGCTTTATTGTTTCCTATGTTTACCATATACGGATAAGTTGCACTTAAATTATCTGAGGCAGTTGAGACAATAATATCACTCGACCAAGTGGTGCCGTCGTAGTATTTCATATAAATTTCTTCATAATCTTCGTTTTCTCTGTTGTCGAAACCCCAAATTACTACAGGTAAATTATTATCTGTTGAATAAATATCGTGATGAGCATGAGAAGATACACTGCCGCCTGCTTCGGAAATTTCTACACCATCACTCCACAGGTCTTCAGAGGCATCATAAAAAGAATATCCGATAAAATTTCTATAGTTTTCAAAAGCCCAAACATTATACATTGAATGAATATCTCCGTTTGGAGAAACTGCAACTGCCGGGAAATGATTATTCCTTGCACCAATAACTCCGCCCTTATCAATATATATTGGTTCTGTCCAATCACCGGCAGGCTCTTTTTTTCTGAACATTATTTTTTGTAATCCTGTTCCTTCGTGATTATCATTATAAACAACATATAATGTTCCGTCAGCTCCCACATCTATACGAGGATCCCAAGAGTCAGCATTTTGATTATCCGAAATGTCATAATCTTCATTATTCCAAATAATTGACAGATTACGTATTAAATTTTTGTTTAACTTATTTTTATCAATAATTTCCGAAATCTCTTTTTCTGTATCAGAATAATATATTTTTCCGTCAGTATCAGTTATATATTTTTCAAAACTTTCTGATTGTGAGAAAGATATTGATATTGACAATAACAATATGGCGATTAATAAAATTTTTTGTTTCATTTTTTGTTATTTAATAAATAAATTATCTTTAATATATTTTGTTATGAACGATTTTGACTACCAAAACAGATTCAATATTTTTAATTTATCTAATTTACGAAATAATCTGAAATTATCAATGAAAGAAACACATTTAATAATACCTAAAAAAGCTGAATGTTGTTATTTATTATTGAGACGTTCCCAATTACTTGATTGTTTTCCTGTTAACTTTGAAACAGTAAGTTTTAATATTACCATTCTGTCAACATGTTGAGGTTTGAAATCTGTTATATCGGGAGCACCGTGTTGAGTCATAATGATTGTTAGCCCATGTATCTTTTCATTAAAATCTTCAATAATTTCTATTGTTCCGTAACCGACAACGGAACGATATAAAGTTGTCCATTTACAAGCAAGCTTATCTTTAATGATCTCTGATTTATGTTCAATTTCAAAACATACAGAATTATTTTTTCTTAAGACATCTAATTTTTTGCCTTTAAGAGCAGAATGAATATATATGCAATTATTATTATATCCGTAATTGAAAGGCAACAAATAAGGTCTTTCACCATCTGTCATTGCTATTCTGCAAATAATTGAAGTTGATAATATTTCTTCGATTATTGCAGTATCTTTTATTTCTTGATTAGTTTTTCTCATTTTTTTCAACAGCTGTAACAATTCAATATACTGATTGCATTTTAATTGCAATTTTTTTCTGTCCTTGAAAATAAACTTATTGTTTTCTTCTTCTAATAAATTGATTTGACATTTTGTTTTAATTATTAATAACCAACAACCATTCTCCGGGATCAGTTATTTCAAATTCGAAAATTACAGGATACATATATGTATTAAGTTTAGAAAGTGTTTCATATTCAATTTTAACCGTAACAGGATATTGAATATTATCTATGATCATGCAATTGACAGTTCCTGATGAAGGTTTAATTGACAGATTAGAAACTGATGAGTTTATCATTCCTTGCCTCATTAGTTTTATTTCGATTTTGTTATGAATTTCGTTAAGTTTTGTAAAGCTGTATCTTTCTACACTTCTTTTATATTTGACAGCGGGTTTTTTTGGTTTTGGTCCAATATATTTGTCAAACTCCCAAATACCTGAAAAAACACTGTCTTTTTCGTTTATTCTAAAGCTAAACGTTCCTTCACCGTTTCTTTTTCCTTTGTTCCAATATCCATCATATTTATCTCCGTTTGCCCATGTATAAACACCTTTGCCGTCAGGAAGCCCCTTTACAAATCTTCCGACGTAATTGTCAATACCGGATGCTGTGCCTTTGCCGTGAGCGAGTCCTTTTTTACATTTTCCGTCATAGTTTTCAGAAATTTCGGGAATAAGGACTTTACATTCATTCTGACTTAAGCTTACAATGCTGAATATCATCAACATAAAGAAAGTTAAATGCTTGAAATACTTCATTTTAGAAAAAATTTGGGATTAAAAGAATTATTAAAAATGAAACAGCTAAAATTATACCAAGAATAAAAAATCTTTAAAGGAAAATTTGAGTTTAGTAAATAATAAATGAATTTGCAGAATGAATTGTTTGTCATTTGATATTATCACTTCATCATTAATAACTTAAATGTTTTTGAAAATACGATACATTTATTTTATTTTTGAATTTTAATATAATAAACTAACTGAAAAATGAATATAAAAAGACAAATATTTATCGGCTTAATTATAATTTTGAGCCTTAATTCATGTAAAGAAGAAGAAATGAAAGCACCAATAGCTGAAATTAAGCCTGTTGAATTAACAAAGCACAAGCATACTCGTGTGGATAACTATTATTGGATGAAAGACAGAGATTCATCTTATGTTATTGATTATTTAAATGCCGAGAATGAATATACTAAAGCAATGATGAAAGAAACAGATCAATTCCAAAAAGATCTTTATAATGAAATGCTTTCAAGAATTAAACAAACAGATAATTCTGTTCCGTATTTGTATAACGGTTATTATTATTATACCCGATATGAAGAAGGGAAAGAGTACCCTGTCTATTGCAGAAAGAAAGGAAATCTTGATTCCGGAGAAGAGATAATGTTGAATGTAAATGAAATGGCAGAAACTTATGCATATTTTCATGTAGGGGGACTATCTGTAACACCCGATAATAAACTTTTAGCCTATTCTGTTGATACTGTTTCGAGAAGAAAATATACAATAAAATTCAAAAGTCTTGAAACCGGTAAAGTTTATGGAGATCAAATCCCGAACACATCAGGAGAAATTACATGGGCAAATGACAATAAAACGATTTTTTATTCAACCATAGATGAAACATTAAGGCCTTATAAAATTCATCGTTATGAATTAGGATCAAATAAAAGTGTTGATGTTTATGAGGAAAAAGATTCGACTTTTGCATGTTATGTTTATAAAACAAAATCTTCTGAATATTTGGTCATCGGATCATCTTCAACCGTAGCTGATGAATACAGAATATTAGAAGCCGGGAAACCCAAAGGAACTTTTCGAATATTTGAAACCAGACATGATGATATGCTCTATGACATTGATCATTATAAAGATAAGTTTTATATACGAACCAATTTAAATGCTAAAAACTTCAGTTTAGCGGAAACTTCGGAAAATAAAACAAGTTCTGAAAACTGGAAGCTTATAATTCCTCACAGAGACGATGTTTTGTTAGAGAGCTTTGAATTATTTAACAACTATTTGGTTGTTGAAGAGCGAAAACACGGCTTAATACAATTAAGGGTTATTGATCAAAGAAGCAAGGAGGAACATTATGTGGATTTTGGTGAAGAAACTTATTCTGCTTATATCAGTATTAACAGAGAATTTGATACCGGTAAGTTACGTTTTGGTTACACATCTTTAACAACCCCTAATTCTACCTTTGATTATGATATGACTAATCGCAGAAAAAAGTTAATGAAAGAGCAAGAAGTATTAGGAAGCTTTGATAAAGACGACTACAAAGCTGAACGAATTTGGGCTGAAGCACCCGACGGTACAAAAGTGCCGATATCTTTGGTTTATAAAAAAGATCTTTTCAAAAAAGACGGAAGTAAGCCTCTTTGGATACAAGCTTACGGTTCTTACGGCTCTTCTTCAGATGTTTATTTTAGTACTGTGCGTTTAAGTTTATTAAACAGAGGGTTTGTATATGCAGTAGCACATGTACGCGGAGGTCAAGAAATGGGTCGATACTGGTATGATGAAGGCAAATTATTAAATAAAAAAAACACATTTACTGATTTTATTGCTTGTACAGAATTTCTTCAAAAAGAAAAATACACATCTTCCGAGAAAACTTTTGCATGGGGCGGAAGTGCAGGCGGATTGCTGATGGGTGCCGTATCTAATATGAAACCGGAAATATATAAAGGAATTATTGCATCCGTTCCGTTTGTTGATGTTATGACAACCATGCTTGACGAAACCATACCACTTACTACATCTGAATATAATGAATGGGGCAATCCTAACGATAAGACTTATTATGATTATATGTTATCTTATTCTCCGTATGATAATGTTGAGGCTAAAGATTATCCGAATATGTTAATTACAACCGGTTATCATGATTCGCAAGTTCAATATTGGGAACCGGCAAAATGGACGGCTAAATTAAGAACCATGAAGAAAGATAACAACTTATTGCTTCTAAAAACTAATATGGATTTCGGACACAGCGGTGCTTCCGGTCGTTTTGAAAAATTAAAGGACGCTGCTTTGGAATATGCTTTTGTATTTAAATTAAGCGGTATAAAAGAATAGGGAATAAATTCAACTGATTATTATTTTGGCTCTTTTATGTGAGTATTTTTTAAAGCTTTATCGGCGGAATAGGATGTATCTTTTAAACTAATGGGGAATTATGCGTTAATCTGTTTTTTAAATGAGATATTGACATAATTGTCTTTACTGAAAACTTGACTTATCCGGAACAAGCAGATTCTTAATAACTTATCAGTAATTCATTATTCAACCCATTCTCTTTGATTTCAACACATATTATTGTAACTTTACAGTATCATTTATTCCTGTGATTATGAATAAGTTTTTCTTTATACTGTTTTTTGTTCTTTCTCTGTTTTTTCAACAAAGGGATGACTACAAAAAAGCAAGAGAAAAGATGGTTAACAGCCAGATTAAAGCACGAGGTATTACAGATTCTTACACCCTTGCAGCCATGCTAAGTGTGCCAAGGCATAAATTTGTTCCGAAAAGTTTTATGGCTGATGCTTATCTTGATTCTCCTTTACCAATTGGTTACGGACAAACCATTTCTCAGCCCTATATCGTTGCTTTTATGACGGAAACTATCAAACCAAAAAAGGATTTTAAAGTATTGGAAATAGGAACAGGCTCAGGATACCAAGCAGCAGTTTTAGCTCGGATTGTTGATAAGGTATATACCATTGAAATTATTGAAGAACTGTTTATTCAATCAAAAAAGAGACTGGAAGATCTGAATTATGATAACATTTTTGTAAAAAATGCAGACGGCTATCATGGTTGGAAAGAGAAAGGTCCGTTTGATGCCATTGTGGTAACCGCTGCAGCGGAATTTGTGCCTCCTCCGCTTATAAAGCAATTGAAAGACGGCGGAAAAATGATTATTCCGGTGGGAAAACCATTTACCACCCAACAGCTACTGCTTGTAGAGAAAAAAGAAGGTAAAATAAAAACAAAAAATCTCATGTTTGTTCGATTCGTTCCTTTTACAAGAGCAAAAAATTAACATAACGGAAAATCATCATAAGCCGGGAAAAATGTTTGCAAAGCTTAAAAGCAATTTTTTTCAATACAGACTGCTTTTTGCAGTATTCATTCTGTCTGCAGCCATTGTTACCTATGAAATTCAATTGATGCATTTTTTTACCGTAGTGCAGTGGCATCACTTTGCTTATATGGTAATCTCTATTGCCCTATTGGGATTTGGTGCCGGAGGTACGGTAATATCTGTTTTTAGAAAACGGATGCTGCAAAGAATAGATTTTTTACTTCCTTTTTTAATGATCTCTACCGGCTTACTGATGACCATAGCTGTCAGAGCTTCCCGTTATGAGTTTTTTCTTTTCGATTCATATACACTCTTTGTTGACCGATCGCAATTTTCAAGACTGGCGGGAACTTATTTTCTTTTCTTCCTGCCTTTTTTTTCGGGAGCCTTGGCCATAGGATTGATCTTCGTTAAAAAAATATCGAGTATCGGTACTTTTTATTTTTCTGATCTTCTGGGATCAGGAATTGGAGGTGCTCTGGCTATATTTCTGTTTTGGAAATTTTCACCACAGGAAATTCCGTCTGTTATTGCTGTCCTGCCCGTTTTGGCCGGAGTCCTTATCATTCACAAAAAGACTCGTTTATACTTGATCTTGTATAGTCTGCTTAGTTTAAGTATGGTAGTATATCATTTTAATAAACCCTTTGATTTGTTACCGTCTCAATTTAAAAGTATAAGTTATGCTTTAAATCTTCCCGATGCAAAAATTGATAATCAAATAAGTAGTCCTTACGGTCTCGTTCAAGTAGTTTCTTCACCGGTGCAACGGTATGCCCCCGGTTTGAGTTTGACTTATACCGAGAATGTCCCCCCCTGCGATGTTATTTTTAATAACGGAGATTGGTATGCCTCCATTCCCACCCGATCAAAAAAGGATACTTCTCATATTTTGAATTATACCACCATGGCATTGCCTTATGTTTTTGGGAAGCAAAAAAAAGTTATGATATTCCGGGCAGGTGCCGGATTAGAAATTGCACATGCCTTGAATAACGGAGCGGAACAAATAACCGCCGTTGAACCAAATGCAACAGTTGTTTCCTTATTAAGAAATGAATATGCCCCCTTAACCGACTCTCTGTTTTATCATCCTAATGTAGATATACATGTTCAAGCATCCAGAACGTTTTTAAATCAAACCGGCAAAACATACGATATCATCCAACTGCCTTTATTAGGTGAATTTGGAGGTTCAGTGGGACTCAATGCCTTACAAGAAGAAAATTTGCTGACTAAAGAAGCTTTTGCTGAAATGTGGCAAAAGCTGACTCCCGGCGGAATGATAGTTCTCTCCTTTTGGATTGATCTTCCGCCCAAAATTTCTTTAAAATCTACCGCATTGATATCAGAAAGTTTGGAGTCTTTTCAAATTAAAGAACCCTTAAACCATATTGCAGCAATAAGAAGTTGGGGTACTCTCACTTATGTCATCAAGAAAAAACCTTTGAATAAAACAGAAATCAATAAGGTAAAAACCTTTTGTGAGCGATATAATTTTGACCCTCTCTTACTACCGGGAATAACAGCCCGAGAAAGGGAGCAATTCAATGCTGTTGAAGATGAGGTTTTCTTTTCTGATCCGGAAGGAATGTTCAGTTCTAAACGAGAAAAAATAATTCAAGAATACGATTTTAATATCCAACCAGCAACAGATAACAAACCTTATTTTTTTCAGTTTTTACGTTGGAAAAAGCTTCCTGATTTGGTCAAAACCATTGGCGGAAAATCTACCGCTTTTATCGAATTGGGTTATTTGATCGCTGTGGTTACTTTTATCCAAGTAATTATTTTCGCATTATTATTTATTATCCTGCCACTTTTCCGATTGGGATTGAAGGGAGGCAATAAATCTTGGGTATTGATCTATTTTACCTCCTTGGGCTTTGGCTATATGTTTTTGGAAATTGTGTTTATCAAATATTTTGTACTCTACCTTGGGCATCCTATTTATTCGGCAGCTACAGTGATATCTGTAATGCTGATCAGTTCGGGAACAGGAAGCCGGTATTCGTCACGATATAAAACATATAAAAAGGCCTTATTAAAAATAACAGGGCTTATCACTGCCTTAATTCTCCTTTATGCTTTTTTTATCGGATTTTTTTTAAGCAGCACAGTTGGTTTACCTCTTATCGTGAAGATCCTGCCGGCTGTAGTGATCATTGCTTTACCGTCTTTTTTTATGGGAATGCCGTTTCCTATAGGTTTAAAAATTGTAGATGCCGGTAAAAAAAGTAATGTCCCATGGGCATGGGGTATAAATGGTTGCGTATCGGTTATTAGTGTATCCTTAGCAGTAATTATTGCAGTAGAAATTGGCTTTACGGCGGTAATGTTATTTGCTGCTCTGGCCTATGGTATTGCTTTTTTATCTAACTTTTTTATAAATGCCCATTTATTAAAGGAATAAAATAGTGTAATTTTATACTGTTTTCTTTGTTGATTTAGATTTAAAGAAATTAAACAAAAAAGCCCCGAAAAAATTCGAGGCTTCTTTGCTCCTCCTCTAGGACTTGAACCTAGGACCTGCGGATTAACAGTCCGACGCTCTAACCAACTGAGCTAAGGAGGAATATTTTTTAAAATCAGGTTGCAAAAGTAGCACCTTTTTTTAAAAAACAAATATATTTGCAAAAATTTTCATTAAAATATTAAAATAAATGAGTTTAACAATAGTTGGTACGGTGGCATTTGATGCTATTGAGACACCATTCGGGAAAACTGATAAAATTATTGGCGGTGCAGGTACATATGTAGCATTGGCAGCTTCTTTTTTTGAAAAGAACACTAATTTGATTTCTGTTGTAGGAGATGACTTCCCTGAAGATTATCTTAAGATGCTTAATAAACAAAGCATAAATACGGACGGTATTCAAATTAAAAAAGGAGAAAAGACTTTTTTTTGGTCAGGCAAGTATTATGATAATATGAATAAGAGGGATACTTTGGTAACAGAGTTAAACTCTTTGGCTGATTTTGATCCGGTTGTTCCGGATGCCTATCAAGGATCAGAGTATTTAATGCTTGGTAATTTAACTCCGACAATTCAGCGTTTAGTAATTGAACGTATGCATAAACGTCCGAAGTTGATTATGTTGGATACCATGAATTTTTGGTTAGATAAAACCTTGGAAGAACTCAAAAGAACAATATCAATGGTTGATGTTCTATGCATTAATGATGAAGAAGCACAACAATTGGCAAATGAACATTCTTTGGTTACGGCAGCTAAAAAGATAAATGCAATGGGGCCGAAATATGTAATAATTAAAAAAG contains these protein-coding regions:
- a CDS encoding T9SS type A sorting domain-containing protein; amino-acid sequence: MKQKILLIAILLLSISISFSQSESFEKYITDTDGKIYYSDTEKEISEIIDKNKLNKNLIRNLSIIWNNEDYDISDNQNADSWDPRIDVGADGTLYVVYNDNHEGTGLQKIMFRKKEPAGDWTEPIYIDKGGVIGARNNHFPAVAVSPNGDIHSMYNVWAFENYRNFIGYSFYDASEDLWSDGVEISEAGGSVSSHAHHDIYSTDNNLPVVIWGFDNRENEDYEEIYMKYYDGTTWSSDIIVSTASDNLSATYPYMVNIGNNKAMIIFNEETSNLNEQELRYRIYDETTHTLTDIQSVPQTQYNTDNSNSIIYDISKKDDENAIIAIWQNPNFSPFRDTIKCINYNILNEEFAMSEHKFISETDGNFPKYLSVDCDLEGNCAIIYTDTYLKTCNFIEFDSVSGFSEAQVFNSEDLIDSPECKFDSDGNLHVVWPDLRFDIPGGYVEREVFYEKGTNIENIYTVTFTVDDGTVPIDGAEIAIGGGTYTTTAGEVAIDLEEGNYTYTVTAVGFDDFTDTYTVTADAGQTVAVHMTETISVKNLIAVGISIYPNPSDGVFNINVENNFNLEVFDITGKIINTQALTGSSTIEINNAGVYFLRFSNNETTVVQRVIVK
- a CDS encoding pyridoxamine 5'-phosphate oxidase family protein — translated: MRKTNQEIKDTAIIEEILSTSIICRIAMTDGERPYLLPFNYGYNNNCIYIHSALKGKKLDVLRKNNSVCFEIEHKSEIIKDKLACKWTTLYRSVVGYGTIEIIEDFNEKIHGLTIIMTQHGAPDITDFKPQHVDRMVILKLTVSKLTGKQSSNWERLNNK
- a CDS encoding S9 family peptidase, translated to MKRQIFIGLIIILSLNSCKEEEMKAPIAEIKPVELTKHKHTRVDNYYWMKDRDSSYVIDYLNAENEYTKAMMKETDQFQKDLYNEMLSRIKQTDNSVPYLYNGYYYYTRYEEGKEYPVYCRKKGNLDSGEEIMLNVNEMAETYAYFHVGGLSVTPDNKLLAYSVDTVSRRKYTIKFKSLETGKVYGDQIPNTSGEITWANDNKTIFYSTIDETLRPYKIHRYELGSNKSVDVYEEKDSTFACYVYKTKSSEYLVIGSSSTVADEYRILEAGKPKGTFRIFETRHDDMLYDIDHYKDKFYIRTNLNAKNFSLAETSENKTSSENWKLIIPHRDDVLLESFELFNNYLVVEERKHGLIQLRVIDQRSKEEHYVDFGEETYSAYISINREFDTGKLRFGYTSLTTPNSTFDYDMTNRRKKLMKEQEVLGSFDKDDYKAERIWAEAPDGTKVPISLVYKKDLFKKDGSKPLWIQAYGSYGSSSDVYFSTVRLSLLNRGFVYAVAHVRGGQEMGRYWYDEGKLLNKKNTFTDFIACTEFLQKEKYTSSEKTFAWGGSAGGLLMGAVSNMKPEIYKGIIASVPFVDVMTTMLDETIPLTTSEYNEWGNPNDKTYYDYMLSYSPYDNVEAKDYPNMLITTGYHDSQVQYWEPAKWTAKLRTMKKDNNLLLLKTNMDFGHSGASGRFEKLKDAALEYAFVFKLSGIKE
- a CDS encoding protein-L-isoaspartate(D-aspartate) O-methyltransferase; the protein is MNKFFFILFFVLSLFFQQRDDYKKAREKMVNSQIKARGITDSYTLAAMLSVPRHKFVPKSFMADAYLDSPLPIGYGQTISQPYIVAFMTETIKPKKDFKVLEIGTGSGYQAAVLARIVDKVYTIEIIEELFIQSKKRLEDLNYDNIFVKNADGYHGWKEKGPFDAIVVTAAAEFVPPPLIKQLKDGGKMIIPVGKPFTTQQLLLVEKKEGKIKTKNLMFVRFVPFTRAKN